The segment AAAACGCTAAACATGCTGTCAAAATAATCCGGCGGAATGCCTATCCCGTCATCGCACACGGAGCAGACAAGTTCTATCTCGTCATACCCCTGAGTAGTGGTTATTTTGCCATCGGTTTTCACCTCCACGAAAACACCGCCTTCCTCGGTAAACTTGATGGCGTTTCCGATCAGATTGGTGAATATCTGCCGTACGCGAGTCGGATCGCCCACGAGTTGCGTGGGGACATCCGGTCTAATGTAATGGGTCAGTTCTATATATTTTTCATGAGCTCGAACGGCCATCACATCGCACAGCGTATCAAGGAGCTCGATCAAATCAAATTCAACCGTTTCCAACTCAAGATGCCCGGCCTCCACCTTTGAAATATCCAGAATATCGTTGATTAGCCTTAGCAGGTTCTCTCCCGCCGATTGGAAGGTGTTGACGTATCGTTCCTGTTCTGTCGTAAGCTCGGTTTCGCTCAGGAGATCGGCCATACCCAGGATAGCATTCATGGGTGTGCGAATCTCATGACTCATGCTCGCCAGGAATTCACTTTTCGCCTTGCTTGCCGATTCCGCCTGCACCGCCAGTGTGTTAGCGCGTTGGATGGACAGCTCCAGTTGCTTGTTGACCCGATCCGCTTCCTCCTTGGCTTTCTGGAGCGCCTGTTGCGCTTCCATATGCGCTGTGATATCCCGGCAACTGAGAACAATCCCCCGAATGGCTGGATTATCGCTCAGATTATTGGTTATCGCCTGCACCGTCAGCCATCCGCCACGGCCATCCGTAATCCGAACTGTAAACTGGACATCTCTGGCTTTATGGATCATCATTGTTTCAACAACTTGTTCCATCCCTGAAAGATCGTCGGGGTGGATTCGGCTGAAAAGACTTGCATCCAGCCTCTCTCCGGGTTCACATCCGGTCAATCCTTTGTAAGTCGGATTGGCGTAGACGACCTGGTGATTCATATCTACAATGGCGATGGAATCCGGGGAGTTTTCGATGAGCGCCCTGAAGCGTTCCTCACTTTCCCGCAACCTGATCTCGGTTCTGGCCAGCTTTCCCTTTATCTCGAGCTGATCGATCACCCTGGAGAGCATTTTGGGCAGGTAGCGGATAAAACCGCGATCTTTGATCACATAATCACAAGCGCCGAGCTTCATCATCTCCACAGCCAGCTTCTCATCACCCTGTCCCGTCATCACCATAAATGGAATGCGGAAACCTCTGGCCCACATGATTTCCAGCAGTTGCTTGGCGGTCATATCTTTTAATTGATAGTCGAGCAGAAACAGGGTATCGCCATAGCAATCCAGCCGCTGGATCACTTCAACTCCGCTTGAAGCGCAACTGACATCAAAACCAGCTTTTTCAAGCGTCATGTGGATCAATCGACTCAAAGAGTCGTCGTCCTCGATAATCAGTATCTTGGTGGGAGTATTATATTGTTGCATGTCAGACCTCATTTCTAACGTCAAAAATAGGGCGCTGTTTTCAAATGAACAGACTTCACCTTCCCAGAGTTTTCCGTATGATGTCACATTCAAATGTACCATCAAATATCACTATCGAATACAGGTCTAACACCGAACTTCACTACATGCTAACACTCAGGGGTAGGCCTGGCTCATTTTGTTCCTTGAAAATCCATTCAACCAGTTTTGAAAAGGTTCGATTCACTGACCGCTTTCGCCCCCGAATTGATGGAGACATGGCCTTCGGCTAGACCGTTGCCCGTCTTGAAAAAATGGCGCCGTTTTGCCCGATGGGGTATGCTATAATCAGTAGCGCTTGGCTATGAATACGTTTTATATATGGACAATCGGCTGCCAGATGAACAAGGCAGACTCAGATTCCCTGGCGAGCAAGTTGCGCCAATTGGGTTACCGAGAGGCTCAGAAAGCCGAGGATGCTGATATCATCGTGCTCAATAGCTGCGCGGTCCGGCAAAGCGCCGAGGACAAGGTCCGCAACAAACTCACCAATTTGAAGGCGCTCAAGAGAAAGCGGCCTGATGTCACCATCGGCCTCACCGGCTGCCTGGTCGATTCCGATATCGGCTCCCTCCAAAGTAGATTCCCGCACGTCGATTTCTTCATGAAGCCTCAAACGTTTGATCAATTGCTCGATTTTGCCGCAGAGCACGTTTTGCCTGCGTCCCCAGAGATTCCAGCCGCCTCATCCCGCTTTTCCCCCTCTGCCTATGTGCCCATCATCCAGGGCTGCAATAATTTCTGCTCCTACTGCATCGTTCCCTATCGACGCGGCAGGGAGAAGAGTCGCCCCTTGATAGAGATCACCTCCGAAATTCAGAGTCTGTCCGGGCGTGGCATCAAAGAGGTGACATTGCTGGGTCAGAACGTCGATTCCTACGGCCACGACCTGCCCGATAGGCCAGACCTCGCCGATCTACTGAAGGAAATCAACCAGATCGATGGACTGACCCGCATCCGATTCCTGACCTCCCATCCCAAAGACATGAGCCAGCATATCATCGAGGCCATCGCTACCCTCGATAAAGTCTGCGAGCATATCAGCCTTCCGGCACAGGCAGGCAGCAATGATATCCTCAAAGCCATGCGGCGAGGATACACCATCGAGCAATACAAGGACCTGATCGGCCGCATTCGCGCTACAATCCCCAATGTTGCCTTGAGCACGGATGTGATCGTCGGCTTCCCCGGAGAGACACCGCAACAATTTCAGCAAACCTTCGACCTGCTGGAGGAATTCCACTTCGATACCGTCCACGTGGCCGCCTACTCTCCACGTCCGGGGACAATCGCTTCCATTAATCTGGAAGACGATGTGCCTGCCGATGAAAAGATGAAACGGTTACAGCAGGTGGAGGCGCTTCAAGAGCGAGTCTCAATGGATATTAATTCGAGCCTCGTTGGGCAGACCGTTGAAGTGCTGGTTGAAGATTGCAAAGGCGGGCGGTGGCAAAGCCGCACCAGAACTGATAAACTAGTGTTCTTCAGCAGCCCGGAGAACCACCTTGGGAAACTGATCCAGATCGAAATCAAAAGCGCTGGCCCCTGGTCGCTTCAGGGGAGGCTTGAAAAGGAATAGCCATGCGGGATAAAAAGTTCGACGTCATCATCATCGGAAGCGGAATTGCCGGTCTCTATACTTCCCTTCTGGCAGCCCGCGAATTCGGAAGCATACTCGTTTTGACCAAGGGCAGCATCGATGAATGCAACACTAAGTATGCCCAGGGAGGCATCGCCGCTCCCATCGGTCACGGCGATTCTCCCCAGCGCCACTTTGAGGATACGATGGCGGCAGGCGCCGGTCTGTGCAATCCGGAAGCAGTACGGATTCTGGTAGAGGAAGCCGGAGACCGCATTTCCGACCTCATCGAAGTCGGGGTTCCCTTCGATACCCAGAACGGCGAGATTGCCCTCACCCGAGAAGCCGCCCACAGCGTCCCCCGAATCCTGCATGCCGGTGGCGACGCCACCGGTGAACGGATCGAGGTCACATTGAGCCGGGCCGTTCGCGCTGCGCACAACATTACCATCATGGAAAACTGCCTGGCTACAGAGATCGAGGTGAGAGATGGAGTTGCCTGCGGGGTGATCGCTTTCGATTCCCAAATCGGGGCAACAGAGGAATTTGTCTCCTCGAATATCATCCTGGCGACCGGAGGTGCAGGGCGGCTTTTCAAACTGACCACCAACCCGGATGTGGCCACCGGCGATGGCATCGCGCTGGCTTATAAAGCCGGAGCCGAGATCACGGATATGGAATTCTTTCAGTTCCATCCTACGGCCATCCGGCTTCCCGGCGTCCCGCCGTTCCTCATCAGCGAAGCTGTCAGAGGGGAAGGCGGACTTCTGCGGAACGTTGATGGACATCGCTTTATGCCCGATTACACTCCTGATGCAGAGCTGGCCCCTCGCGATATTGTGGCTCGAGGCATTGTCGCCGAGATGACGAAGACCCAGAGCGATCGGGCTTTCCTCGACGTCACCCACCTTCCCTATCGGACCATCACCACCCGTTTCCCGACCATCTATCGATTCTGCCTGGACCACGGCCTGAACATCACTAAAGGGCTCATCCCGGTAGCCCCGGCCGCCCACTACATGATGGGAGGAGTCAAAACCAACGTGTGGGGAGAGACTAACATCTCCGGGCTTTTCGCCTGCGGAGAAGCTGCCTGCACCGGCGTTCACGGAGCCAATCGGTTGGCCTCCAATTCGCTGATGGAAGTGCTGGTTTTCAGCAAGCGTATTATTCAACAGGCACGGGAAAAATCGAGCACATCAACTCACCCAACCGATAAGAAAGACCTTTTCAGTTTAAGAACGCACGATACTTCGACTGTCAGTACGCCTCTGAGGCTTTCGATCCTTCAATCGCTCATGTGGGAAAATGCGGGGATCGTTCGAAGCAAGGAGAAGCTGGAGGAAGCCGCCCGAATTCTGGCTCACTGGAACAACACCCTGGGAACACCGACCGATCGACCTTATTACGAGCTTTGCAATATGGTGCTGGTGGGACGCCTTATCATCGAAGCGGCTCTGATCCGGGAAGAAAGCCGCGGCGCTCATTTCCGCACCGATTTCCCGCAACCGTCCTCAGCCTGGGAGAGGCACCTTATATTTCGCAACAGGGCTTGAGGATAAGATTCCATTGTCAGCAGGGGCGATTCCCTGTGATCGCCCGTTGGGGAATCACCCTCACCTACCCTCTCCCGTAGAGAAGGAGGGATTTCAGAAAGTGCAGGGACGCTTCCCTGCCGGGGGTTTGGGGGTGTCCCCCAAATTTCCCCTCTCCCCCCAAGAGTGGGGGCCAGGGGGTTGACCATAGCTTAAAACTTTTCTTAAAATCAAAGGGGGAAATGAACATGGACTGGGGAATGGAGAATCGACTGGCTCAACTGATCCAAACAGATGGACATTGCCTCTTTTTGCCCATCGACCACGGATACTTTCAAGGCCCGACGCGCCGCTTGGAGAGACCAGGCGAAACTGTCAAACCTCTGCTGCCTTATGCTGATGCGCTCTTCGTCACCCGTGGGGTACTCCGTTCGTCCATCAGCCCCACAAACACCAAGCCGATTATTTTGAGAGTTTCCGGAGGATCGAGCGTCATCGGAAAGGACCTTGCCGATGAAGGCATCACCACATCGATGGAAGAAGCCATTCGCCTGAACGTGGCGGCAGTGGGAATCTCGATATTTGTGGGCACCGACTATGAAAAGCAATCGCTCCTGAACCTGGCCAGGCTCGTCGATGAAGGGGAAAAATACGGCATTCCGGTGATGGCCGTTACCGCCGTGGGCAAAGAGCTGGAAAAACGGGAGGCTCGCTACCTTGCCCTTTGCTCTCGAATTGCAGCTGAACTTGGGGCCAGAGTGGTAAAAACTTACTGGTGCGAGGATTTCGATAAGGTGACCAATGGCTGCCCCGTGCCAGTGGTGATGGCGGGTGGTCCAAAAACTGAGAGCGAGCGCGAAGTCTTTGAGTTTGTTCACGATGGCATGCAGCGAGGAGCCATTGGTGTGAACCTGGGAAGGAATATCTGGCAAGCTGCCCATCCGGTGGCCATGATCAAGTCACTTCGCGCCATTATCCATGATGGTGTCAGCGTTGACGCAGCGCAGGAAATCTTCGTCAAAGCGAAAGGGAAGAAATGAACACCCCTGCCCTCGACCGAGATCGGGGGTTGAGGCAGACTACTTCCACACCCTGCCACCAGAAATGATGAATTCAGCTTCGATACGAACCTACTGTCTGCAGAAAAAGGGCTCGGCGGAAGACCTGCCTTTTGGGGATGAGGTGCTGGCCATCAAAGTCGCCGGGAAGATGTTCGCCCTGATCAAAATCAGAGAAGGAACCACCACGGTAAATCTGAAGTGCGATCCTGCACTGGCGCTGGAACTCCGCCGCAAATACCCCTCCGTCAAGCCAGGATATCACATGAACAAGCAGCATTGGAACACGGTGGAAATCGACGGCACCGTACCGGAGGAGGAGGTCTTCAAAATGATCGACCACTCCTATGATCTTGTCGTGAGAGGTCTCAAAAGATCTGAAAGGGATTGGATTAAATCCCAGTCCAAAAGTCCGCAGACTTGAGTCTGGACTTAAAATACATACCAGAATAGGGGATATTTCTCTCGGACTGTTAACGCCTGATCCGCGAAGATTCGCTTTAAGTTTCCCGCCATCGATGTGGTAGAATAGGAGCAGAGGTTGACAGGGATGTCTCCTATTTCGATTCTCGGATAGACTTTGATGACCGGTATTTCCGATTCTTTTCACCGCCCGATCAACTACCTGCGCATTTCGGTCACCGATCGCTGTAACCTGCGTTGCATTTATTGCATGCCGCATGAAGGCATCCGCCTATTATCCCACGGCGATGTCCTCAGCTACGAGGAAGTGTGCCTCATCGCCAAAGCGGCAGCCGAGGTGGGAATCACCAAGGTACGAATCACCGGCGGCGAACCCCTCGTTCGAGCCCACTTGAGCAGCCTGATTCGAATGTTGTCTGAAATAGAAGGCATCGATGATCTCTCTCTGACGACAAACGGAATCCTCCTGAGCTCTTACGCTCAGGAACTCAAGGAAGCAGGACTCAAACGAGTCAACGTCAGCCTCGATACGCTCCGCCCGGAACGATTCGAGAAGATCACTCGAGTCGGAAAACTCGAAGACACGCTCAGGGGAATCCTGTCCGCTCAAGCAGCAGGACTCCGCCCGGTAAAGATCAATATGGTGGTCATGCGCGGCATAAACGATGATGAGCTGGTTGATTTTGCCCGCGCGACCATCGAACAGGAATGGCACATCCGATTCATCGAGTTCATGCCGGTCGGGGAGCAAGCCCCGAAATGGGAGAGCTGGTTCATGCCGGTTTCCGATATCATGGAGCGGATCTCAGTTTTGGGACCACTCGATCCACACCTGCTGGCCGGAAACGGTCCGGCAAAGTATTTCTCTTTCCCCCAGGCCAAAGGAACAATCGGTTTTATCAGCGCCGTCAGCGAACACTTCTGCTTCAAGTGCAATCGGCTGCGCCTGACCGCGGATGGGAAGTTGCGCCCCTGCCTCCTTTCCGATGGAGAAATTGACCTCCGCGAGCCCTTGCGCCGAGGCGCTTCGCTTGAAGAAATCAAAGGCTTGATGAAACAAGCTATCGCAGCCAAGCCGGAAGGCCACAAACTTGAGGTCGGCACAACCGCCAGAAACCGGAACATGTGCCAGATTGGAGGCTGAGAGAAATGATCGAAATCTATACCGATGGGGCATGTTCAGGCAATCCCGGCCCCGGAGGCTGGGCGGCGATAGTAGTGCAAGATGGCCGGAGAGTTGAGCTGAAAGGAAGCGCCGATAAGACAACCAACAACCGGATGGAACTCTCCGCGGCAATCGAGGGATTGACCGCTGTGCCTCAAAACTCAGCTGTGCGAATCCATAGCGACAGCCTATACCTGGTCAACACGATGACCCTCAACTGGAAGCGCCGCGCCAATCACGATCTCTGGCAAAAGCTCGATGATCTGGCGAAAAGTCGCCGTGTGGAATGGGTTTGGATTAAAGGACACATCGGTCATCCGGAGAATGAGCGAGCCGACAGGTTGGCAGTGGAAATGGCTACCCGCGGGAATACAAAGAGGCCGGAAATCGGGGAACAGCCCATCGCGCCCGGAACAGCATCGGATACGCCGAAGATGCCGACGCATTTTGATTCTTCCGGCCAGGTTCACATGGTGGATGTATCGGATAAAGACGTTACCGGGCGGGTGGCCATCGCCAAAGGTTCGGTAAAAATGAAACCCTCAACGCTTGATCTGATCGAGCAGGGACAGGCAGCCAAGGGAGATGTGCTGGCTGTGGCGCAAACAGCAGGAATCCTGGCGGCCAAGAAAACCCCTGAATTGATACCTTTATGCCATCCT is part of the Dehalococcoidia bacterium genome and harbors:
- a CDS encoding response regulator, which translates into the protein MQQYNTPTKILIIEDDDSLSRLIHMTLEKAGFDVSCASSGVEVIQRLDCYGDTLFLLDYQLKDMTAKQLLEIMWARGFRIPFMVMTGQGDEKLAVEMMKLGACDYVIKDRGFIRYLPKMLSRVIDQLEIKGKLARTEIRLRESEERFRALIENSPDSIAIVDMNHQVVYANPTYKGLTGCEPGERLDASLFSRIHPDDLSGMEQVVETMMIHKARDVQFTVRITDGRGGWLTVQAITNNLSDNPAIRGIVLSCRDITAHMEAQQALQKAKEEADRVNKQLELSIQRANTLAVQAESASKAKSEFLASMSHEIRTPMNAILGMADLLSETELTTEQERYVNTFQSAGENLLRLINDILDISKVEAGHLELETVEFDLIELLDTLCDVMAVRAHEKYIELTHYIRPDVPTQLVGDPTRVRQIFTNLIGNAIKFTEEGGVFVEVKTDGKITTTQGYDEIELVCSVCDDGIGIPPDYFDSMFSVFTQADASITRKHGGTGLGLAISKQLTELMGGSIWVDSELGKGSTFYFRIKLKVQNKPQNQRPSLSAVDLPEGLRALVVDDTPANRLILNKILTEMGARVDEAEDGDQGFTAFKQAYAKDDPYQLVMLDSRMPTTDGFEMMEKINLEFGPHNTIIMMLASDNRSGDIARAKQMGIASYLVKPVKRNDLLRVIADNLGHAKSTQETDSNRLKNQDDLQFLEAMRILLVEDNPDNSLLIQSFLKKAPCEIETAQNGELAIGRFKSARYDLVLMDVQMPVRDGYSATREIRKWEK
- the miaB gene encoding tRNA (N6-isopentenyl adenosine(37)-C2)-methylthiotransferase MiaB produces the protein MNTFYIWTIGCQMNKADSDSLASKLRQLGYREAQKAEDADIIVLNSCAVRQSAEDKVRNKLTNLKALKRKRPDVTIGLTGCLVDSDIGSLQSRFPHVDFFMKPQTFDQLLDFAAEHVLPASPEIPAASSRFSPSAYVPIIQGCNNFCSYCIVPYRRGREKSRPLIEITSEIQSLSGRGIKEVTLLGQNVDSYGHDLPDRPDLADLLKEINQIDGLTRIRFLTSHPKDMSQHIIEAIATLDKVCEHISLPAQAGSNDILKAMRRGYTIEQYKDLIGRIRATIPNVALSTDVIVGFPGETPQQFQQTFDLLEEFHFDTVHVAAYSPRPGTIASINLEDDVPADEKMKRLQQVEALQERVSMDINSSLVGQTVEVLVEDCKGGRWQSRTRTDKLVFFSSPENHLGKLIQIEIKSAGPWSLQGRLEKE
- the nadB gene encoding L-aspartate oxidase: MRDKKFDVIIIGSGIAGLYTSLLAAREFGSILVLTKGSIDECNTKYAQGGIAAPIGHGDSPQRHFEDTMAAGAGLCNPEAVRILVEEAGDRISDLIEVGVPFDTQNGEIALTREAAHSVPRILHAGGDATGERIEVTLSRAVRAAHNITIMENCLATEIEVRDGVACGVIAFDSQIGATEEFVSSNIILATGGAGRLFKLTTNPDVATGDGIALAYKAGAEITDMEFFQFHPTAIRLPGVPPFLISEAVRGEGGLLRNVDGHRFMPDYTPDAELAPRDIVARGIVAEMTKTQSDRAFLDVTHLPYRTITTRFPTIYRFCLDHGLNITKGLIPVAPAAHYMMGGVKTNVWGETNISGLFACGEAACTGVHGANRLASNSLMEVLVFSKRIIQQAREKSSTSTHPTDKKDLFSLRTHDTSTVSTPLRLSILQSLMWENAGIVRSKEKLEEAARILAHWNNTLGTPTDRPYYELCNMVLVGRLIIEAALIREESRGAHFRTDFPQPSSAWERHLIFRNRA
- the lsrF gene encoding 3-hydroxy-5-phosphonooxypentane-2,4-dione thiolase produces the protein MPGVWGCPPNFPSPPKSGGQGVDHSLKLFLKSKGEMNMDWGMENRLAQLIQTDGHCLFLPIDHGYFQGPTRRLERPGETVKPLLPYADALFVTRGVLRSSISPTNTKPIILRVSGGSSVIGKDLADEGITTSMEEAIRLNVAAVGISIFVGTDYEKQSLLNLARLVDEGEKYGIPVMAVTAVGKELEKREARYLALCSRIAAELGARVVKTYWCEDFDKVTNGCPVPVVMAGGPKTESEREVFEFVHDGMQRGAIGVNLGRNIWQAAHPVAMIKSLRAIIHDGVSVDAAQEIFVKAKGKK
- a CDS encoding MmcQ/YjbR family DNA-binding protein, which codes for MNSASIRTYCLQKKGSAEDLPFGDEVLAIKVAGKMFALIKIREGTTTVNLKCDPALALELRRKYPSVKPGYHMNKQHWNTVEIDGTVPEEEVFKMIDHSYDLVVRGLKRSERDWIKSQSKSPQT
- the moaA gene encoding GTP 3',8-cyclase MoaA gives rise to the protein MSDSFHRPINYLRISVTDRCNLRCIYCMPHEGIRLLSHGDVLSYEEVCLIAKAAAEVGITKVRITGGEPLVRAHLSSLIRMLSEIEGIDDLSLTTNGILLSSYAQELKEAGLKRVNVSLDTLRPERFEKITRVGKLEDTLRGILSAQAAGLRPVKINMVVMRGINDDELVDFARATIEQEWHIRFIEFMPVGEQAPKWESWFMPVSDIMERISVLGPLDPHLLAGNGPAKYFSFPQAKGTIGFISAVSEHFCFKCNRLRLTADGKLRPCLLSDGEIDLREPLRRGASLEEIKGLMKQAIAAKPEGHKLEVGTTARNRNMCQIGG